One region of Mycolicibacterium lutetiense genomic DNA includes:
- a CDS encoding hemolysin family protein, with protein sequence MGDILGVLLTVLLLAANAFFVAAEFALISARRDRLQALAEQGKRSAVTVIRAGEHLSLMLAGSQLGITICSILLGRVGEPAVAHLLETPFALIGVPDAVLHTVSFFVALAVVVILHVLLGEMVPKNIAIAGPETAAMLLVPPYLVYIRAARPFIAFYNWCANATLRVFRVEPVDELASAVSTVELSEMIAESVSEGLLDSEEHGRLTRALQTRSRTVNDVAMPLTDIHAIPVAAEGSGPTVGAVEQALTETGYSRFPVTDTSGSVIGYLHIKDVLPQINDPDAVVDVTMVRPLPRVPASLPLPDALSLMRRSNSHLALVVSSDEPGYEGDEGPGDENDGEAAGTVTAMVALEDLVEDLVGTVRDGTHRI encoded by the coding sequence ATGGGTGACATCCTCGGCGTGCTGTTGACGGTGCTGCTGCTGGCGGCGAACGCGTTCTTCGTGGCGGCAGAGTTCGCGCTGATCTCGGCCCGCCGGGACCGGCTGCAGGCCCTGGCCGAACAGGGTAAACGCAGTGCCGTCACCGTCATTCGGGCCGGCGAGCACCTGTCGCTGATGCTGGCCGGTTCCCAGCTGGGCATCACGATCTGCTCGATCCTGCTGGGCCGGGTCGGTGAACCGGCCGTCGCGCATCTGCTGGAGACGCCGTTCGCGTTGATCGGGGTACCCGACGCCGTGCTGCACACGGTCTCGTTCTTCGTCGCGCTGGCCGTCGTGGTGATCCTGCACGTGCTGCTCGGCGAGATGGTGCCGAAGAACATCGCGATCGCGGGGCCCGAGACCGCGGCGATGCTGTTGGTCCCGCCGTACCTGGTGTACATCCGCGCGGCCCGCCCGTTCATCGCCTTCTACAACTGGTGCGCCAACGCCACCCTGCGCGTGTTCCGGGTCGAACCGGTCGATGAGCTGGCCTCGGCCGTGTCGACCGTCGAACTGTCGGAGATGATCGCCGAATCGGTGTCCGAAGGCCTGCTCGACAGCGAGGAGCACGGTCGCTTGACGCGGGCGCTGCAAACGCGCAGCCGGACGGTCAACGACGTCGCGATGCCGTTGACCGACATTCACGCAATACCCGTGGCCGCCGAGGGCAGCGGGCCGACCGTGGGTGCGGTCGAGCAGGCGCTCACCGAGACCGGCTACTCCCGTTTCCCGGTGACCGATACGTCGGGATCGGTCATCGGATACCTGCACATCAAGGATGTGCTGCCGCAGATCAACGATCCCGATGCGGTGGTGGACGTGACGATGGTGCGTCCGTTGCCCCGCGTCCCGGCGTCGTTGCCGCTGCCCGACGCGCTGTCGCTGATGCGGCGCAGTAACAGTCACCTCGCGCTGGTGGTCTCGAGTGACGAGCCCGGGTACGAGGGTGACGAGGGGCCGGGCGACGAGAATGACGGAGAGGCGGCCGGAACTGTCACCGCGATGGTCGCGCTGGAAGACCTCGTCGAGGATCTGGTCGGAACGGTACGGGACGGCACGCACCGCATCTGA
- a CDS encoding BlaI/MecI/CopY family transcriptional regulator has protein sequence MAKLTRLGELEREVMDRLWSAPEPQTVRQVHEALAAHRDLAYTTIMTVLQRLAKKNLVVQHRDDRAHRYAPTHGRDELVAGLMVDALDQASDSGGRQAALVHFVERVGVDEARALRRALAELESKHQLPPPTGNSGTA, from the coding sequence ATGGCCAAATTGACGCGTCTCGGGGAGCTTGAGCGCGAGGTGATGGACCGGTTGTGGTCTGCGCCCGAACCCCAAACAGTGCGCCAAGTGCATGAGGCGCTGGCCGCCCACCGCGACTTGGCCTACACCACGATCATGACCGTGCTGCAACGACTGGCGAAGAAGAACCTCGTCGTACAGCACCGCGATGACCGGGCGCACCGCTATGCGCCCACACACGGCCGCGACGAACTGGTCGCCGGCCTGATGGTCGACGCCCTCGACCAGGCCTCGGACTCCGGCGGCCGCCAGGCCGCGCTGGTCCATTTCGTCGAGCGAGTCGGCGTCGACGAGGCCCGGGCCTTGCGCCGGGCGCTCGCCGAACTGGAGAGCAAGCACCAGCTGCCCCCACCGACTGGCAATTCCGGTACCGCCTGA
- a CDS encoding urease subunit beta, translating into MIPGEVVFGDGAIVLNAGAPRSILDVVNNGDRPVQVGSHVHLPQANAALDFDRAAARGHRLDIPAGTAVRFEPGVAQRVSVVPLGGLREVHGISLDPPGRLEPS; encoded by the coding sequence GTGATCCCCGGCGAAGTCGTGTTCGGCGACGGTGCGATCGTGCTCAATGCCGGTGCGCCACGGTCGATTCTGGACGTCGTCAACAATGGTGACCGGCCGGTGCAGGTCGGCAGCCACGTACATTTGCCGCAGGCCAACGCCGCCCTGGACTTCGACCGGGCCGCAGCCCGCGGCCATCGGCTCGACATCCCGGCCGGCACCGCGGTTCGTTTCGAACCCGGTGTGGCCCAGCGCGTCTCGGTGGTCCCACTCGGCGGTTTGCGCGAGGTGCACGGAATCAGTCTCGATCCGCCCGGTCGATTGGAACCCTCATGA
- a CDS encoding iron reductase, translating to MTVLIEDPLIVGMDIGRTLPLHESSRRLRELYPECPRVYGVAVVGDLSRRRWWPLAEALSADRLQGMFDAAMAETGNRAAVAQQLAATFTHVVIGRVVPLLVLEGRAWDTGLENLWVHVDSEGAIDWVGVVDPTLRGLPGDPCLSGRTARLARASHDRIVALPSEAALTTWVAHRSHRALAPLFARLVEISDGAITAAAMWHMVGAAVVGAATQIPLLAGSSEVVSMRRGQAVLDALVGFGLPVRGSGRVGKVLLN from the coding sequence ATGACGGTTTTGATCGAGGACCCGCTGATCGTGGGCATGGACATCGGGCGGACACTGCCGCTGCATGAGTCGAGTCGGCGCCTGCGCGAGCTGTACCCGGAATGTCCGCGGGTCTACGGCGTCGCTGTGGTCGGCGATCTCTCGCGCCGGCGGTGGTGGCCGCTCGCGGAGGCGTTGTCCGCGGATCGGCTGCAGGGAATGTTCGATGCCGCGATGGCCGAGACCGGGAACCGGGCCGCCGTCGCGCAGCAGTTGGCCGCCACGTTCACCCATGTGGTGATCGGTCGGGTCGTGCCGCTGTTGGTGCTGGAAGGACGGGCCTGGGACACCGGCCTGGAAAACCTCTGGGTCCATGTCGACTCCGAGGGGGCGATCGACTGGGTCGGTGTCGTCGACCCGACCCTGCGTGGCCTGCCCGGGGATCCCTGTCTTTCCGGCCGGACGGCCCGGCTCGCCCGTGCGTCCCATGACAGGATCGTCGCGTTGCCGAGCGAGGCGGCGCTGACGACCTGGGTGGCCCATCGCAGCCATCGGGCGCTCGCGCCGTTGTTCGCCCGGCTGGTGGAGATCAGCGACGGTGCTATCACGGCCGCTGCCATGTGGCACATGGTGGGCGCGGCTGTGGTCGGCGCGGCTACTCAGATCCCGCTGCTGGCCGGGTCGAGCGAGGTCGTGAGTATGCGGCGCGGTCAGGCCGTGCTCGATGCCCTGGTCGGCTTCGGCCTGCCGGTCCGCGGCTCGGGCCGGGTGGGGAAGGTCTTGCTAAATTAG
- a CDS encoding urease subunit alpha, with protein MTELTRARYAALFGPTAGDRIRLADTDLFIEITEDRSGGPGLAGDEAVFGGGKVLRESMGQSRATRADGAPDTVITGVVIIDHWGIIKADIGIRDGRIVGIGKAGNPEIMTGVHPALVVGPSTEIIGGNGRILTAGAIDCHVHLICPQIMAEALGSGITTIVAGGTGPAEGSKATTVTPGAWHLARMLESLDSWPLNVALLGKGNTVSSEAMWEQLRGGAAGFKLHEDWGTTPAAIDACLTVADAAGIQVNIHTDTLNEAGFVEDTLAAIKGRGIHAYHTEGAGGGHAPDIITVAAHPNVLPSSTNPTRPHTINTLDEHLDMLMVCHHLNPSVPEDLAFAESRIRPSTIAAEDLLHDIGAISMIGSDAQAMGRIGEVVLRTWQTAHVMKRRRGALEGDGAADNNRVRRYVAKYTICPAVAHGLDDEVGSVEVGKLADLVLWEPAFFGVRPHAVLKGGMITWAAMGDANASIPTPQPVLPRPMFGAAPAAAAATSVHFVAPQAIEDGLAERLDIRRKLAAVKNVRQVGKAQMPLNDAMPSIEVDPDTFTVRIDGQVWQEQPAVELPMAQRYFLF; from the coding sequence ATGACCGAATTGACCAGGGCCCGCTACGCGGCTCTGTTCGGCCCGACCGCCGGTGACCGGATCCGACTGGCCGACACGGACCTGTTCATCGAGATCACCGAGGACCGCAGCGGCGGCCCTGGACTGGCCGGCGACGAGGCGGTGTTCGGCGGCGGCAAGGTGCTGCGCGAGTCGATGGGGCAGTCGAGAGCCACCCGGGCCGACGGCGCGCCCGACACCGTCATCACCGGCGTGGTGATCATCGACCACTGGGGAATCATCAAGGCCGACATCGGGATCCGCGACGGCCGCATCGTGGGGATCGGGAAGGCCGGCAACCCCGAAATCATGACCGGCGTGCACCCCGCCCTGGTCGTTGGTCCATCGACCGAGATCATCGGCGGCAACGGCCGGATCCTGACCGCAGGCGCGATCGACTGCCACGTGCACCTGATCTGTCCGCAGATCATGGCGGAGGCGCTCGGTTCCGGCATCACCACGATCGTCGCCGGGGGCACCGGACCCGCCGAGGGCAGCAAGGCGACCACCGTCACCCCTGGTGCCTGGCACCTGGCCCGGATGCTGGAATCGCTGGACTCCTGGCCGCTCAACGTCGCGCTACTGGGCAAGGGCAACACCGTCAGCTCCGAGGCGATGTGGGAGCAGTTACGAGGCGGCGCGGCCGGTTTCAAGCTGCACGAGGACTGGGGCACGACGCCGGCAGCCATCGACGCCTGCCTCACCGTCGCCGACGCCGCGGGAATCCAGGTCAACATCCACACCGACACCCTCAATGAGGCCGGTTTCGTCGAGGACACCCTGGCCGCGATCAAGGGCCGCGGCATCCACGCCTATCACACCGAGGGTGCCGGCGGCGGGCATGCACCCGACATCATCACCGTGGCCGCGCACCCGAATGTGCTGCCCAGTTCCACCAATCCGACCCGGCCGCACACGATCAACACCCTCGATGAACACCTCGACATGCTCATGGTGTGCCATCACCTCAACCCGAGCGTGCCCGAGGATCTGGCCTTCGCCGAGAGCCGGATCCGGCCCTCGACGATTGCCGCCGAGGACCTGTTGCACGACATCGGGGCGATCTCGATGATCGGCAGTGACGCGCAGGCGATGGGCCGCATCGGTGAGGTGGTCCTGCGGACCTGGCAGACCGCGCACGTGATGAAGCGCAGGCGTGGCGCGCTGGAAGGTGACGGTGCGGCGGACAACAACCGAGTCCGCCGGTACGTCGCGAAATACACCATCTGCCCGGCAGTTGCGCACGGTCTGGACGACGAGGTCGGTTCGGTCGAGGTCGGCAAGCTGGCGGATCTGGTGCTGTGGGAACCGGCGTTCTTCGGGGTGCGCCCGCACGCGGTACTCAAGGGCGGAATGATCACCTGGGCGGCCATGGGCGATGCCAACGCCTCCATCCCCACCCCGCAGCCGGTGTTACCCCGCCCGATGTTCGGTGCGGCTCCCGCCGCGGCGGCGGCCACATCCGTGCATTTCGTTGCGCCGCAGGCGATCGAGGACGGCTTGGCCGAACGCCTCGATATTCGTCGAAAGCTGGCTGCGGTCAAGAATGTTCGGCAGGTGGGTAAGGCTCAGATGCCGCTCAACGATGCCATGCCGAGTATCGAGGTCGATCCGGACACCTTCACCGTGCGGATCGACGGGCAGGTGTGGCAGGAACAGCCCGCGGTCGAGCTGCCGATGGCACAGCGATATTTCCTGTTCTAG
- a CDS encoding urease subunit gamma has product MRLTPHEQDRLLISYAAELARRRQARGLRLNHPEAVALITDHLLEGARDGRTVAELMVSGRDVLTREQVMVGVPEMLDDVQVEATFPDGTKLVTVHHPIP; this is encoded by the coding sequence ATGCGTTTGACCCCGCATGAGCAGGACCGCCTGCTCATCTCGTATGCAGCCGAGCTCGCCCGCCGCAGACAGGCTCGCGGCCTGCGGCTCAATCACCCCGAGGCTGTCGCGCTGATCACCGATCACCTGTTGGAGGGTGCTCGTGACGGTCGTACCGTCGCCGAGTTGATGGTGAGCGGACGAGATGTGCTGACGCGCGAACAGGTGATGGTGGGCGTGCCCGAGATGCTCGACGACGTGCAGGTCGAGGCGACGTTCCCCGACGGCACCAAACTGGTCACCGTCCACCACCCGATCCCGTGA
- a CDS encoding hemolysin family protein, whose translation MGSSTDVIFSLLSILAIVLLTFGTAVFVAAEFSLTALERSTVEANARSGDRRDQLVRRAHRTLSFQLSGAQVGISITTLATGYLAEPVVGELIRPGLDAIGIPARFAGGLSLFLAILIATSVSMVFGELVPKNLAVARPVPTARAAAPLQLLFSLLFTPVIRLTNGTANWIVRRLGVEPAEELRSARSAQELASLVRNSARSGSLDPTTALLVHRSLQFGERTAEELMTPRSKIEVLDAGDSVADLMATAIRTGYSRFPIVEGDLDETIGVVHVKQVFSVPREDRAKMRLAALALPVATVPSTLDGDSVMTQIRANGLQTALVVDEYGGTAGMVTVEDLIEEIVGDVRDEHDDATPDVVPAGAGWQVSGLLRIDEVAAATGFRAPEGEYETIGGLVLQELGHIPENGESVELVAFDPDGDPDKPTHWLATVVRMDGRRIDLLELTSLGHREHDHG comes from the coding sequence ATGGGCAGCTCAACAGACGTGATTTTCTCGCTGCTGTCGATCCTGGCGATCGTTCTACTCACCTTCGGCACGGCGGTCTTCGTGGCCGCCGAGTTCTCCCTGACCGCACTGGAGCGCAGCACGGTCGAAGCCAACGCCCGCTCGGGCGACCGCCGTGACCAACTGGTCCGCCGCGCACACCGCACCCTGTCATTCCAGCTTTCCGGCGCCCAGGTCGGCATCTCGATCACCACACTGGCCACCGGTTACCTCGCCGAACCCGTGGTCGGGGAATTGATCCGCCCCGGCCTGGATGCCATCGGCATCCCCGCCAGATTCGCCGGTGGTCTGTCCCTGTTCCTGGCGATACTCATCGCGACGTCGGTGTCGATGGTGTTCGGCGAGCTCGTGCCCAAGAACCTGGCCGTGGCCCGCCCGGTCCCGACGGCACGCGCGGCGGCACCGCTCCAGCTGCTGTTCTCGTTGTTGTTCACCCCGGTAATCCGGCTGACCAACGGCACCGCCAACTGGATCGTCCGTCGCCTCGGCGTCGAACCCGCCGAGGAGCTGCGCTCGGCCCGCTCGGCCCAGGAGCTGGCATCGCTGGTCCGGAATTCGGCCCGCAGCGGGTCGCTCGATCCCACCACTGCGTTGCTGGTGCACCGCTCGCTGCAGTTCGGTGAGCGCACCGCCGAGGAACTGATGACTCCACGCTCCAAGATCGAGGTACTCGACGCCGGCGATTCGGTGGCCGACCTGATGGCCACCGCGATCCGCACCGGGTATTCGCGGTTCCCCATCGTCGAGGGCGACCTCGACGAGACGATCGGCGTGGTCCACGTCAAACAGGTGTTCTCGGTTCCGCGCGAGGACCGGGCCAAGATGCGCCTGGCCGCATTGGCCTTGCCGGTGGCGACCGTGCCTTCGACCCTAGACGGCGACTCCGTGATGACCCAGATCCGCGCCAACGGGTTGCAGACCGCGCTCGTCGTCGATGAATACGGCGGCACCGCGGGCATGGTGACGGTGGAGGATCTGATCGAGGAGATCGTCGGCGACGTACGCGATGAGCACGACGACGCCACCCCCGACGTGGTGCCGGCCGGGGCGGGCTGGCAGGTGTCCGGGCTGCTGCGCATCGACGAGGTGGCGGCCGCCACCGGATTTCGCGCTCCCGAAGGTGAATACGAGACCATCGGCGGGCTCGTCCTGCAGGAACTCGGCCACATCCCGGAGAACGGCGAGTCCGTGGAGCTCGTCGCGTTCGACCCCGACGGCGATCCTGACAAACCCACGCACTGGCTGGCCACCGTGGTGCGGATGGACGGCCGCCGGATCGATCTGCTGGAGCTGACCAGCCTCGGCCACCGGGAGCACGACCATGGGTGA
- the gndA gene encoding NADP-dependent phosphogluconate dehydrogenase, with protein sequence MTSSSTPSSTTATAQIGVTGLAVMGSNLARNFANHGYTVALHNRSIAKTDALLAEHGSEGKFVRSETIAEFLDALEKPRRVIIMVKAGDPTDAVINELADAMEPGDIIIDGGNALYTDTIRREKAIRERGLHFVGAGISGGEEGALNGPSIMPGGPAESYKSLGPLLEEISAHVDGVPCCTHIGPDGAGHFVKMVHNGIEYSDMQLIGEAYQLLRDGLGLAAGQIADVFTEWNKGDLDSYLVEITAEVLKQVDAKTGKPLVDVIVDEAEQKGTGRWTVKAALDLGVPVTGIAEAVFARALSGSVPQRKATTGLASGELGDKPSESAQFIDDVSKALYASKIIAYAQGFNQIQAGSAEYGWGITLGDMATIWRGGCIIRAKFLNRIKEAYDDDADLATLIAAPYFRDAVEAGIDSWRRVVIKATELGIPVPGFASSLSYYDALRTERLPAALTQGLRDFFGAHTYGRTDAAPGQKFHTLWSGDRSEVPA encoded by the coding sequence ATGACTTCGTCGAGCACTCCGTCGAGCACCACCGCCACTGCGCAGATCGGCGTTACCGGCCTGGCGGTGATGGGCTCCAATCTCGCTCGCAACTTCGCCAACCACGGCTATACCGTCGCGCTGCACAACCGGTCGATCGCCAAGACCGACGCGCTGCTCGCCGAACACGGGTCCGAAGGCAAGTTCGTGCGCAGCGAGACCATCGCCGAATTCCTTGACGCCCTGGAGAAACCGCGCCGGGTGATCATCATGGTCAAGGCCGGTGACCCGACCGACGCCGTGATCAACGAACTGGCCGACGCCATGGAGCCCGGCGACATCATCATCGACGGCGGCAACGCCCTGTACACCGACACCATCCGCCGCGAGAAGGCGATCCGCGAGCGCGGCCTGCACTTCGTCGGCGCCGGGATCTCCGGCGGCGAGGAAGGCGCACTCAACGGGCCGTCGATCATGCCCGGCGGCCCGGCCGAGTCCTACAAGTCACTCGGCCCGCTACTGGAGGAGATCTCCGCCCACGTCGACGGTGTTCCGTGTTGCACCCACATCGGCCCCGACGGCGCCGGTCACTTCGTGAAGATGGTGCACAACGGCATCGAGTACTCCGACATGCAGCTGATCGGCGAGGCCTACCAGTTGCTGCGCGACGGCCTGGGCCTGGCGGCCGGGCAGATCGCCGACGTGTTCACCGAGTGGAACAAGGGCGATCTGGACAGCTACCTGGTGGAGATCACCGCCGAGGTGCTCAAGCAGGTGGATGCCAAGACCGGCAAGCCGCTGGTGGACGTCATCGTCGACGAGGCCGAGCAGAAGGGCACCGGGCGGTGGACGGTGAAAGCAGCCCTCGACCTCGGCGTCCCGGTGACCGGTATCGCCGAGGCGGTGTTCGCCCGGGCGCTGTCGGGCTCGGTGCCCCAGCGCAAGGCGACGACCGGCCTGGCGTCCGGCGAGCTCGGCGACAAGCCTTCTGAATCAGCACAGTTCATCGACGATGTCAGCAAGGCGCTGTACGCCTCGAAGATCATCGCCTACGCCCAGGGCTTCAATCAGATCCAGGCCGGCTCGGCCGAGTACGGGTGGGGCATCACCCTGGGCGATATGGCCACCATCTGGCGCGGTGGCTGCATCATCCGGGCGAAGTTCCTCAACCGGATCAAGGAGGCGTACGACGACGATGCCGACCTGGCCACCCTGATCGCCGCGCCGTACTTCCGCGACGCAGTCGAGGCCGGCATCGACAGTTGGCGCCGGGTCGTGATCAAGGCCACCGAGTTGGGGATTCCGGTCCCGGGCTTCGCCTCGTCGCTGTCGTACTACGACGCGCTGCGCACCGAGCGGCTGCCCGCGGCGTTGACTCAGGGCCTGCGCGATTTCTTCGGCGCGCACACCTACGGACGCACCGATGCCGCGCCCGGTCAGAAGTTCCACACCCTCTGGAGCGGCGACCGCAGCGAAGTCCCTGCCTGA
- a CDS encoding PaaI family thioesterase gives MTTDSPEGLGKGFDTELGLTYLDLTPDGGRAQLTIHDKLLQPWGIVHGGVYCSIVESLASVSGHVWLSENGGGTVVGVNNNTDFLRAIGSGTVTAVSTPIHRGRRQQLWLITITDDNDRPVARGQVRLQNIAE, from the coding sequence GTGACCACTGATTCCCCCGAGGGCCTGGGTAAAGGGTTCGACACCGAGCTCGGCCTGACCTATCTGGACCTCACGCCCGACGGCGGCCGCGCGCAGCTGACGATCCACGACAAGCTGTTGCAGCCGTGGGGCATCGTGCACGGCGGCGTGTACTGCTCGATCGTCGAAAGCCTGGCCAGCGTGTCCGGCCATGTCTGGTTGTCGGAGAACGGCGGCGGCACGGTGGTCGGGGTCAACAACAACACCGACTTCCTGCGCGCCATCGGTTCAGGCACGGTGACCGCCGTGTCGACGCCGATCCATCGCGGCCGACGTCAGCAGCTGTGGTTGATCACCATCACCGATGACAACGACCGCCCGGTGGCCCGCGGACAGGTGCGGTTGCAGAACATCGCCGAGTAG
- a CDS encoding GuaB1 family IMP dehydrogenase-related protein, translating to MRFLPGHTPPYDLTYNDVFVVPGRSDVASRFDVDLSTDDGSGTTIPVVVANMTAVAGRRMAETIARRGGIVVLPQDLPSTVVAETVEFVKSRDLVVDTPVTLGPDDAVADAVALLHKRAHGAAVVVFEGRPIGLVTEAGCAGVDRFARIRDVAVSDFVTAPVGTDPRQVFDLLEHAPIDLAVLTAADGSLAGVLTRTAAVRAGIYRPAVDAAGRLRIAAAVGINGDVGAKARALAEAGVDLLVIDTAHGHQLKMLDAVKTVASLDLGLPLAAGNVVSAEGTRDLIEAGASIVKVGVGPGAMCTTRMMTGVGRPQFSAVVECSAAAKEFGAKVWADGGVRHPRDVALALAAGAANVMIGSWFAGTYESPGDLLHDREERPYKESYGMASKRAVAARTAGDSSFDRARKALFEEGISSSRMSLDPGRGGVEDLLDHITSGVRSTCTYVGATNITELHEKVVLGVQSAAGFAEGHPLPTGW from the coding sequence GTGAGGTTTCTTCCAGGACACACGCCGCCGTACGACCTGACCTACAACGACGTCTTCGTCGTCCCCGGCCGCTCGGATGTGGCATCGCGGTTCGACGTCGATCTGTCCACCGACGACGGATCCGGCACCACCATCCCGGTGGTGGTGGCGAACATGACGGCGGTGGCGGGTCGACGCATGGCCGAGACCATTGCCCGGCGCGGCGGCATCGTGGTGCTGCCACAGGATCTGCCGAGCACCGTGGTCGCCGAAACCGTGGAGTTCGTCAAGAGCCGCGACCTGGTGGTCGACACACCGGTGACGCTGGGCCCCGACGACGCGGTGGCCGACGCCGTGGCGCTGCTGCACAAGCGTGCCCACGGCGCGGCGGTCGTGGTGTTCGAGGGACGCCCGATCGGTCTGGTCACCGAGGCCGGCTGTGCCGGCGTGGACCGGTTCGCCCGGATCCGCGACGTCGCGGTGTCGGACTTCGTCACCGCGCCCGTGGGCACCGACCCGCGGCAGGTGTTCGACCTGCTCGAGCACGCGCCGATCGATCTCGCGGTGCTCACCGCGGCGGACGGCTCCCTGGCCGGGGTGCTGACCCGCACCGCAGCGGTACGGGCGGGCATCTACCGGCCGGCCGTCGACGCCGCCGGACGACTGCGCATCGCCGCGGCCGTCGGAATCAACGGCGATGTCGGCGCCAAGGCTCGCGCACTGGCGGAGGCCGGGGTGGACCTGCTGGTAATCGATACTGCACACGGGCATCAACTCAAGATGCTCGACGCCGTCAAGACGGTGGCATCGCTGGACCTCGGCCTGCCGCTGGCGGCGGGCAACGTGGTCTCCGCCGAGGGCACCCGCGACCTCATCGAGGCCGGCGCCTCCATCGTCAAGGTCGGGGTGGGCCCCGGCGCGATGTGCACCACCCGGATGATGACCGGCGTGGGACGCCCACAGTTCTCCGCTGTCGTCGAATGTTCCGCTGCAGCAAAGGAATTCGGCGCCAAGGTGTGGGCGGACGGCGGTGTCCGGCACCCGCGGGACGTGGCACTGGCGCTGGCCGCCGGCGCCGCCAACGTGATGATCGGCTCCTGGTTCGCCGGAACCTACGAATCCCCCGGCGACCTGCTGCACGACCGGGAGGAACGGCCGTACAAGGAGAGCTACGGCATGGCCTCCAAACGTGCGGTGGCCGCCCGTACGGCCGGGGACAGCTCGTTCGACCGCGCCCGCAAGGCCCTGTTCGAAGAGGGCATCTCGTCCTCGCGGATGAGCCTCGACCCGGGGCGCGGCGGCGTCGAGGACCTGCTCGACCACATCACCTCGGGAGTCCGCAGCACCTGCACCTATGTCGGGGCCACCAATATCACCGAACTGCACGAGAAGGTGGTGCTGGGCGTGCAATCGGCCGCCGGCTTCGCCGAGGGTCATCCGCTGCCGACCGGATGGTGA
- a CDS encoding M56 family metallopeptidase — translation MSALAFTLVALALVGPVPAVLARATWPLRAPRAAIVLWQSIALAAVLSAFSAGIAIASRLFVPGPDGRPTATITSEIEALGWPLWLLLVVVFTLTLFIGGRLWVAVIQVAVATRRRRAHHRMMVDLLGKSRDAVPAHLCTTHRPLAGDGLRILDVAQPLAYCLPGVRSRVVVSEGTLTTLSDNEIAAILTHERAHLRARHDLVLEMFTAVHAAFPRFVRSANALDAVRLLIELLADDAAVRTAGPTPLARALVACASGRTPSGALAAGGPTTVIRVRRLGGKPNSVAMAATAYLTAAAVLVIPTVAVAVPWLTELHRLFSGLG, via the coding sequence GTGTCCGCGCTGGCCTTCACCCTCGTAGCACTGGCCCTGGTCGGGCCGGTACCGGCGGTGCTGGCGCGCGCAACCTGGCCCCTGCGCGCCCCGCGCGCGGCGATTGTGCTGTGGCAGTCCATCGCATTGGCCGCTGTGCTCTCCGCTTTCTCGGCCGGGATCGCCATCGCGAGCCGGCTGTTCGTTCCGGGGCCCGACGGCCGGCCGACAGCGACCATCACCAGCGAGATCGAGGCCCTCGGCTGGCCGCTGTGGCTGCTGCTGGTCGTGGTGTTCACGCTCACCCTGTTCATCGGGGGGCGGCTCTGGGTGGCCGTGATCCAGGTGGCGGTGGCCACCCGGCGCAGGCGCGCCCATCACCGCATGATGGTCGACCTGCTCGGCAAGTCCCGTGACGCGGTTCCGGCCCATCTCTGTACGACCCACCGTCCGCTCGCCGGTGACGGGCTGCGCATTCTCGACGTCGCCCAGCCCCTCGCCTACTGCCTGCCCGGCGTCCGCAGTCGCGTCGTGGTCAGCGAGGGAACGCTGACCACGTTGTCCGACAACGAGATCGCCGCAATCCTCACCCATGAACGGGCCCATCTGCGCGCCCGCCACGATCTGGTCCTGGAGATGTTCACCGCCGTCCACGCCGCCTTCCCGCGGTTCGTCCGCAGCGCCAACGCCCTGGATGCCGTCCGGCTACTGATCGAGCTGCTGGCCGACGACGCCGCGGTCCGGACCGCAGGTCCCACTCCCCTGGCCCGGGCGCTGGTTGCCTGCGCGAGCGGCCGCACCCCCTCGGGCGCGCTGGCCGCCGGCGGGCCGACCACCGTGATCCGGGTACGACGCCTGGGCGGCAAGCCCAACAGCGTCGCCATGGCCGCCACCGCCTATCTGACCGCGGCCGCAGTTCTGGTGATCCCCACCGTCGCCGTCGCAGTTCCCTGGCTCACCGAGCTTCACCGCCTGTTCTCCGGACTCGGATAA